Proteins from a single region of Trichoderma asperellum chromosome 3, complete sequence:
- a CDS encoding uncharacterized protein (BUSCO:EOG092D2633), producing the protein MKIKAISRSVSAQQPPGTDTVKQPRNLDSAIHPFERAREYKRALNAVKLERMHAAPFVGQLGRGHVDGVYSIAKDPNSLERFSSGSGDGVVKVWDLATREEIWHATAHENIVKGLEWTRDQKLLTCAADRSIKLFDPYNLPSESAPISSWLGAGAFTSLSHHRSRNAFAAASSVISIYDLERHTAAPEVLHWPTSTDTITNVAFNYVETSVLASCSNDRSIVIYDLRTSTPVTKSVLTFACNRIAWSPMEAFNFAAASEDHNVYLFDMRKIDRARNVLKGHVAAVMDVEFSPTGEELVTASWDRTVRLWERDRGHSRDVYHTKRMQRVMSAKWTPDAKYVLSGSDDGNVRIWRANASQRQGIKSARHRQALEYNDALIKRFGHMPEINRIKRHRHLPKVIKKAGEIKNEELKSIKRREENERKHSSKQFQARKSEREKMVLAREK; encoded by the coding sequence ATgaagatcaaggccatcagcCGATCCGTATCGGCCCAGCAGCCCCCCGGCACCGACACCGTCAAGCAGCCCCGAAACCTCGACTCGGCCATCCACCCCTTCGAGCGCGCCCGCGAGTACAAGCGCGCCCTCAACGCCGTCAAGCTCGAGCGCATGCACGCCGCCCCCTTCGTCGGCCAGCTGGGCCGCGGCCACGTCGACGGCGTCTACTCCATCGCCAAGGACCCCAACTCGCTCGAGCGCTTctccagcggcagcggcgacgGCGTCGTCAAGGTCTGGGACCTGGCCACCCGCGAGGAGATCTGGCACGCCACGGCGCACGAGAACATCGTCAAGGGCCTCGAGTGGACGCGCGACCAGAAGCTGCTGACCTGCGCCGCCGACCGCTCCATCAAGCTGTTCGACCCGTACAACCTGCCCAGCGAATCCGCACCCATCTCGTCATGGCTCGGAGCCGGCGCCTTCACGAGCCTGTCTCACCACCGCTCGCGCAAcgccttcgccgccgcctcgaGCGTAATCTCCATCTACGACCTCGAGCGCCACACCGCCGCCCCAGAGGTCCTCCACTGGCCAACCTCGACCGACACAATCACAAACGTCGCCTTCAACTACGTCGAAACGTCCGTCCTCGCCTCCTGCTCCAACGACCGCTCCATCGTCATCTACGACCTGCGCACCTCCACGCCCGTCACCAAGTCCGTCCTGACCTTTGCCTGCAACCGCATCGCCTGGTCCCCCATGGAGGCCTTCaacttcgccgccgcctccgagGACCACAACGTCTACCTCTTCGATATGCGCAAGATTGACCGCGCACGCAACGTCCTCAAGGGCCACGTCGCCGCCGTCATGGACGTCGAGTTCTCTCCCACCGGCGAGGAGCTCGTCACCGCCTCGTGGGACCGCACCGTGCGCTTGTGGGAGCGCGACCGCGGCCACTCGCGCGACGTCTACCACACCAAGCGCATGCAGCGCGTTATGTCTGCCAAGTGGACGCCCGACGCAAAGTACGTGCTGTCCGGCTCCGATGACGGCAACGTCCGCATCTGGCGCGCAAACGCCTCGCAGAGACAGGGCATCAAGTCGGCCCGCCACCGCCAGGCCCTCGAGTACAACGACGCTCTCATCAAGCGCTTCGGACACATGCCCGAGATCAACCGCATCAAGCGCCACCGGCACTTGCCAAAGGTCATCAAGAAGGCCGGCGAGATCAAGAACGAGGAGCTCAAGTCCATCAAGCGAAGAGAGGAGAACGAGCGGAAGCACTCGAGCAAGCAGTTCCAGGCACgcaagagcgagagagaaaagatggtGCTGGCTcgagaaaagtaa
- a CDS encoding uncharacterized protein (BUSCO:EOG092D3CSS), giving the protein MDALHYDPMAMDGEPEQPQVKISAADSTRVDFELSRTNLPFANALRRIIQAEVPTIAIDLVEIEVNSSVLADEFIAHRLGLIPLDSKGVNELNYSRDCDCEQYCEHCSVSLTLHAKCTSDEIMKVYARDLVVDGRHAGSVGNPIITDPEGLGCLIAKLRKGQELKITCIAKKGIAKEHAKWMPTSAVGFEYDPHNKLHHLDMWFENNTDPEKEWPKSKYAQWEEPLQEGEPFNYDAVPNRFYFEVEASGTMEPDLIIQGGIRVLQQKIGGLLKGLDPRKYGGDDADMDGPRSPDMNMDGGTTPWQDGGYTTPYGNNTAYGGGNTAYGGGTSYGGSATAYGSGTAYGGSSTSYGGSAAGSGSGGYGSGPYSQGSSWQ; this is encoded by the exons atgGATGCCTTGCACTATGATCCGATGGCTATGGATGGGGAGCCGGAACAGCCCCAGGTCAAGATCTCAGCG GCCGATAGCACGCGCGTAGATTTCGAGCTCTCAAGAACGAACCTGCCATTCGCCAACGCCCTGCGGCGAATCATCCAGGCCGAAGTACCGACAATCGCTATCGACCTGGTAGAAATCGAGGTCAACAGCTCTGTCCTGGCCGACGAGTTCATCGCGCACCGACTGGGCCTTATTCCCCTCGACTCCAAGGGCGTCAACGAACTCAACTACTCCCGTGACTGCGACTGCGAACAGTACTGCGAGCACTGCTCCGTCAGCCTTACGCTTCACGCAAAGTGTACCAGCGACGAGATTATGAAGGTCTACGCCCGAGATTTGGTGGTGGATGGACGACATGCGGGTTCTGTTGGAAATCCCATCATCACCGACCCGGAGGGCCTGGGGTGCTTGATTGCTAAGCTGCGGAAAGGCCAAGAGCTGAAGATTACGTGCATTGCGAAAAAGGGAATTGCAAAGGAACATGCAAAGTGGATGCCTACGTCGGCCGTTGGCTTCGAGTACGACCCTCACAACAAACTACACCATCTTGACATGTGGTTTGAAAACAACACCGATCCAGAGAAGGAATG GCCAAAGAGTAAATATGCTCAGTGGGAGGAACCCCTTCAAGAGGGCGAGCCCTTCAACTACGATGCTGTGCCGAATCGATTCTACTTCGAAGTCGAAGCGTCAGGAACCATGGAGCCGGATTTGATCATCCAAGGAGGTATCCGAGTTTTGCAGCAGAAGATTGGAGGGCTATTAAAGGGTCTGGACCCAAGAAAGTacggcggcgacgatgccgaCATGGACGGCCCTCGGAGCCCGGATATGAACATGGACGGCGGCACTACACCTTGGCAAGATGGCGGATACACAACTCCTTACGGAAACAACACGGCGTACGGAGGGGGTAATACGGCATACGGAGGTGGTACTTCATACGGTGGCAGCGCAACCGCCTATGGAAGCGGCACGGCATACGGCGGCAGCTCGACCTCATATGGCGGCTCGGCGGCCGGGTCGGGTAGCGGCGGATACGGCTCAGGACCTTATAGCCAGGGCAGCTCTTGGCAGTAA